A DNA window from Pseudomonas resinovorans NBRC 106553 contains the following coding sequences:
- a CDS encoding rhodanese-like domain-containing protein, whose protein sequence is MNRITSCELMEWQTAGRSFTLLDVRREAVRAADAAVIADAHWLDPESVLRWKDSVPRDRPVVLYCAHGHEISQGIAATLEAMGLDARYLVDGFSGWRDAGRPTQGL, encoded by the coding sequence ATGAACCGAATCACGAGCTGTGAACTGATGGAGTGGCAAACGGCAGGACGTAGCTTCACGCTGCTGGATGTACGCCGCGAAGCGGTGCGTGCGGCTGACGCGGCGGTCATTGCTGACGCGCACTGGCTCGACCCCGAGTCGGTATTGCGCTGGAAGGACTCCGTACCACGGGACAGGCCCGTGGTGCTCTATTGCGCCCATGGCCACGAAATCAGCCAGGGCATCGCCGCCACCCTCGAAGCCATGGGGCTCGACGCGCGCTACCTGGTCGATGGCTTTTCCGGTTGGCGTGACGCCGGCCGGCCCACCCAGGGCCTGTAG
- the chrA gene encoding chromate efflux transporter — translation MNETTVRPAEQSQTRTAPVGLFQAFLFWLKLGFISFGGPAGQISIMHQELVERRRWISERRFLHALNYCMLLPGPEAQQLATYIGWLMHRTWGGIIAGVLFVLPSLFILIALSWVYIAFGEVPVVAGLFYGIKPAVTAIVVQAAHRIGSRALKNNWLWGIAAASFVAIFALNLPFPLIVLGAGLVGYMGGRWAPEKFALGGGHGAAKASYGPALIDDDTPTPEHARFRGSRLLTLMAIGAVLWLLPMGLLTAVFGWQGTLTQMGWFFTKAALLTFGGAYAVLPYVYQGAVGHYGWLTPTQMIDGLALGETTPGPLIMVVAFVGFVGGYVHPMFGADQAFLAGAVAAALVTWFTFLPSFLFILAGGPLVESTHNELRFTAPLTAITAAVVGVILNLALFFGYHVLWPSGFAGRFDWPSALIAVAAAIALFRYKRGVIQVLLACAVVGLAVHLLRA, via the coding sequence ATGAATGAAACCACCGTGCGGCCCGCCGAGCAGTCGCAAACCCGCACCGCTCCCGTGGGCTTGTTCCAGGCCTTCCTGTTCTGGTTGAAGCTCGGTTTCATCAGCTTCGGCGGGCCCGCCGGGCAGATTTCGATCATGCACCAGGAGCTGGTGGAGCGCAGGCGCTGGATCAGCGAGCGGCGCTTCCTCCATGCCTTGAACTACTGCATGTTGTTGCCAGGCCCCGAGGCCCAGCAGCTCGCGACCTACATCGGTTGGCTGATGCATCGCACCTGGGGCGGCATCATTGCCGGCGTGCTCTTCGTACTGCCGTCGCTGTTCATCCTGATCGCGCTGTCCTGGGTGTACATCGCGTTCGGCGAGGTGCCGGTGGTAGCCGGCCTGTTCTATGGCATCAAGCCGGCCGTGACCGCCATCGTGGTCCAGGCCGCCCATCGCATCGGCTCACGGGCGCTGAAGAACAACTGGCTGTGGGGGATCGCGGCGGCGTCTTTCGTGGCCATCTTCGCGTTGAACCTGCCCTTCCCGCTGATCGTGCTGGGCGCCGGTCTGGTGGGCTACATGGGTGGCCGCTGGGCGCCGGAAAAGTTCGCACTTGGCGGTGGCCACGGCGCGGCCAAGGCCAGCTACGGCCCGGCACTGATCGATGACGATACGCCGACGCCCGAGCATGCGCGTTTTCGCGGGTCCCGCTTGCTGACACTGATGGCCATCGGCGCGGTGCTCTGGTTGCTGCCGATGGGCCTGCTCACGGCCGTCTTCGGTTGGCAAGGCACCCTGACCCAGATGGGCTGGTTCTTCACCAAGGCGGCACTGCTGACCTTCGGTGGCGCCTACGCGGTGCTGCCCTACGTCTACCAGGGCGCGGTGGGCCACTACGGCTGGCTGACGCCGACGCAGATGATCGACGGCCTGGCCCTGGGGGAAACCACCCCCGGGCCACTGATCATGGTCGTCGCCTTCGTGGGTTTCGTCGGCGGCTATGTGCATCCCATGTTCGGTGCCGACCAGGCCTTCCTCGCCGGCGCCGTGGCGGCCGCCCTGGTCACCTGGTTCACCTTCCTGCCGTCGTTCCTGTTCATCCTGGCGGGCGGGCCGCTGGTGGAGTCCACCCACAACGAGCTGAGGTTCACGGCGCCGCTGACCGCCATCACGGCTGCGGTGGTGGGGGTGATCCTCAACCTGGCGCTGTTCTTCGGCTACCACGTGCTCTGGCCGTCAGGCTTTGCCGGCCGCTTCGACTGGCCGTCGGCGCTGATCGCCGTGGCAGCGGCGATTGCCCTGTTCCGCTACAAGCGGGGTGTCATCCAGGTGCTGCTGGCCTGCGCCGTTGTTGGGCTGGCGGTGCATCTGTTGCGTGCCTGA
- a CDS encoding chromate resistance protein ChrB domain-containing protein has product MKNWLSLVLALPTANATARMRAWRALKASGAAVLRDGVYLLPDSDMCRAALADIERDILSINGTAYLLPIQDPQGERFIPLFERSEDYANLRTEIDACRTQLRAENALASTRQVRKLRKAFAQLANIDFFADQTRQQVDAALQELETAVSRALSADEPSSHDQPIALQRQQDYQGRTWATRKRPWVDRLASAWLIRRFIDHDARILWLDSPHDCPPDALGFDFDGATFSHVGNRVTFETLQASFELNAPALGKIAALVHYLDVGGVQPAEAAGIERLLAGLRESITDDDQLLSAANAVFDGLLSAFA; this is encoded by the coding sequence ATGAAAAACTGGCTATCTCTCGTTCTTGCCCTCCCCACCGCCAATGCCACCGCACGCATGCGGGCTTGGCGCGCGCTGAAGGCCTCCGGTGCCGCCGTGCTGAGGGACGGGGTGTACCTGCTCCCCGACAGCGACATGTGCCGCGCGGCGCTCGCCGATATCGAACGCGACATCCTTTCGATCAATGGCACCGCCTACCTGCTCCCCATCCAGGACCCGCAGGGTGAGCGCTTCATCCCACTGTTCGAACGCAGCGAGGATTATGCGAACCTGCGCACCGAGATCGACGCCTGCCGAACCCAGCTGAGGGCGGAGAACGCGCTGGCTTCCACCAGGCAGGTGCGCAAACTTCGCAAGGCCTTTGCCCAGCTGGCGAACATCGATTTCTTCGCGGACCAGACTCGCCAACAGGTCGATGCGGCTCTGCAGGAGCTGGAAACCGCCGTCAGCCGCGCCCTCTCCGCGGACGAGCCATCCAGCCATGACCAGCCCATTGCGTTGCAGAGGCAGCAGGACTATCAGGGACGCACATGGGCGACTCGCAAGCGCCCGTGGGTGGATCGCCTCGCCAGTGCCTGGCTGATTCGCCGCTTCATCGATCACGACGCGCGCATCCTCTGGCTGGACTCGCCCCATGATTGCCCACCCGACGCGCTGGGCTTCGATTTCGACGGTGCCACCTTCAGCCACGTCGGCAACCGCGTCACGTTCGAGACCCTGCAAGCCAGTTTCGAGCTGAACGCCCCCGCCCTGGGGAAAATCGCCGCCCTGGTGCATTACCTGGACGTAGGCGGTGTGCAGCCGGCCGAGGCGGCGGGTATCGAGCGGCTGCTGGCGGGTCTGCGGGAAAGCATCACCGATGATGATCAGCTCCTGAGCGCCGCCAACGCCGTCTTCGATGGCCTGCTGAGCGCCTTTGCGTAG
- a CDS encoding RNA methyltransferase, with the protein MKLDDIKKLHQKKYRAEFGHFLVEGEHLLLELQKAAVHNPLLLRSQLYVTGAFEHWQSPFETHLINDRQMAQIADTKTPQGIIAVVPMPAPAAPVSAPAGNERAIYLHEIQDPGNLGTILRTLAWFGNFRCLLSPGSVDPYNPKVVRSSMGAIFHAPMELDVELDSLGSRFARIACLDMQGEPVQAAGFKAFDCYLFGNEARGVPREQLMALDAQPFTIPGCGAIESLNLATTVNMCAYELNR; encoded by the coding sequence ATGAAACTCGACGACATCAAGAAACTTCACCAGAAAAAGTACCGGGCCGAGTTCGGTCATTTTCTGGTGGAGGGCGAGCATCTGCTGCTGGAGCTGCAAAAAGCCGCCGTGCACAACCCGCTACTGCTGCGCAGCCAGCTGTATGTGACCGGCGCCTTCGAGCACTGGCAAAGCCCGTTCGAGACCCATCTGATCAACGACCGCCAGATGGCGCAGATCGCCGACACCAAGACGCCCCAGGGCATCATCGCGGTGGTGCCGATGCCGGCACCGGCCGCGCCGGTTTCCGCGCCCGCCGGCAACGAGCGCGCCATCTACCTGCATGAAATCCAGGACCCGGGCAACCTCGGCACCATCCTGCGCACCCTGGCGTGGTTCGGGAACTTCCGCTGCCTGCTCAGCCCCGGCAGCGTCGATCCATACAACCCCAAGGTCGTGCGTTCCAGCATGGGCGCCATCTTCCATGCGCCCATGGAGCTGGATGTGGAGCTGGACTCCCTGGGCTCGCGCTTTGCGCGCATCGCCTGCCTGGACATGCAGGGCGAGCCCGTGCAAGCGGCCGGATTCAAGGCCTTCGATTGCTACCTGTTCGGCAACGAAGCTCGCGGCGTGCCCCGCGAGCAGCTGATGGCCCTCGATGCCCAGCCCTTCACGATCCCGGGCTGCGGCGCCATCGAATCGCTGAACCTGGCCACCACGGTCAACATGTGCGCGTACGAGTTGAACCGATAG
- a CDS encoding NAD(P)/FAD-dependent oxidoreductase — MIRINELSLPLDHSADELRQAIVQRLKISDADLLNFTVFKRSYDARKKNSVILFIYIIDLEARDEAAILARFSDDHNVRPAPDTNYYPVGQAPADLTERPLVVGFGPCGLFAALLLAQMGFKPIVLERGKDVRSRTKDTWALWRKKVLTPESNVQFGEGGAGLFSDGKLYSQIKDPKFYARKVVHEFVRAGAPEEIIYVSKPHIGTFRLTGVVSAMREEIIALGGEVRFESKVTELLIDDGQLEGVVLANGETIHSRHVVLALGHSARDTFRMLHRQGVFMEAKPFAVGFRIEHPQGLIDQARLGKYAGHPELGAADYKLVHHAKNGRAVYSFCMCPGGTVVAATSEPERVVTNGMSQYSRNERNANAGIVVGINPEQDFPGDALAGVELQERLESHAYVLGGSDYCAPAQLVGDFIRGVPSSEFGEVEPSYKPGVRLGDLAPSLPDYAIEAIREALPAFGKQIRGFDRPDAVLTGIETRTSSPVRITRDHETLQSLNLRGLYPAGEGAGYAGGILSAGVDGIKVAEALAKSLLAGLNQTEAQTH, encoded by the coding sequence ATGATTCGCATCAACGAACTGTCCCTGCCCCTCGATCACTCCGCCGATGAACTGCGCCAGGCCATCGTCCAACGCCTGAAAATCAGCGATGCCGACCTGCTGAACTTCACCGTGTTCAAGCGCAGCTACGATGCCCGCAAGAAGAACAGCGTCATCCTGTTCATCTACATCATCGACCTGGAGGCCCGCGACGAGGCGGCGATCCTGGCGCGCTTCAGCGACGACCACAACGTGCGCCCGGCCCCGGACACCAACTACTACCCGGTGGGCCAGGCCCCGGCCGACCTCACCGAGCGGCCGCTGGTGGTGGGCTTCGGCCCCTGTGGCCTGTTCGCGGCGCTGCTGCTCGCGCAGATGGGCTTCAAGCCCATCGTGCTGGAGCGCGGAAAGGACGTGCGCAGCCGTACCAAGGACACCTGGGCGCTGTGGCGCAAGAAGGTCCTGACCCCGGAATCCAACGTACAGTTCGGCGAAGGCGGTGCCGGCCTGTTTTCCGACGGCAAGCTCTACAGCCAGATCAAGGACCCGAAGTTCTACGCCCGCAAGGTGGTGCACGAGTTCGTTCGCGCCGGCGCGCCGGAAGAGATCATCTACGTGAGCAAGCCGCATATCGGCACCTTCCGCCTCACCGGTGTGGTATCGGCCATGCGCGAGGAAATCATCGCCCTCGGCGGCGAGGTCCGGTTTGAAAGCAAGGTGACCGAGCTGCTGATCGACGATGGCCAGCTCGAGGGCGTGGTGCTGGCCAATGGCGAAACTATCCACAGCCGCCATGTCGTGCTCGCGCTGGGCCACAGTGCCCGCGATACCTTCCGCATGCTGCACCGCCAGGGCGTGTTCATGGAGGCCAAGCCCTTTGCCGTGGGCTTCCGCATCGAGCACCCGCAAGGCCTGATCGACCAGGCCCGGCTGGGCAAGTACGCCGGCCATCCGGAGCTGGGCGCCGCCGACTACAAGCTGGTGCACCACGCCAAGAACGGCCGCGCCGTCTACAGCTTCTGCATGTGCCCGGGCGGCACCGTGGTAGCGGCCACCTCCGAGCCGGAGCGCGTCGTGACCAATGGCATGAGCCAGTACTCGCGCAACGAACGCAATGCCAACGCCGGCATAGTCGTGGGCATCAACCCGGAGCAGGATTTCCCCGGCGACGCGCTGGCCGGCGTGGAACTGCAGGAGCGCCTGGAGTCCCACGCCTATGTGCTGGGCGGCAGCGATTACTGCGCCCCCGCGCAGCTGGTGGGCGACTTCATTCGCGGCGTGCCGTCGAGCGAATTCGGCGAGGTGGAACCCTCCTACAAGCCCGGCGTGCGCCTGGGCGATCTGGCGCCCTCGCTGCCGGACTACGCCATCGAGGCCATCCGCGAGGCGCTGCCGGCCTTCGGCAAGCAGATTCGCGGCTTCGATCGCCCCGACGCGGTGCTCACCGGTATCGAGACCCGCACCTCGTCCCCGGTGCGCATCACCCGCGACCACGAGACGCTGCAGAGCCTCAACCTGCGTGGCCTGTACCCGGCCGGTGAAGGCGCCGGATATGCCGGCGGCATCCTCTCGGCGGGCGTGGACGGCATCAAGGTCGCCGAAGCCCTGGCCAAGTCGCTGCTGGCCGGGCTGAACCAGACCGAAGCGCAGACCCACTGA
- the rlmE gene encoding 23S rRNA (uridine(2552)-2'-O)-methyltransferase RlmE, producing MKRSKSSRRWLDEHVNDPYVKRAQKDGLRSRASYKLIELNEKDKLIRPGMLIMDLGSAPGGWSQVAGRLVGENGRVIASDILPMDPLDNVDFIQGDFTDDAVFQQILDLLAGRQPDLIISDIAPNISGVAAADQASSMYLVELVLDMVRQVLKPNGNFLAKVFQGEGSDEYLKDVRTSFEKVVIRKPEASRPRSREVYLVGKGFKG from the coding sequence ATGAAACGATCCAAAAGCAGCCGCCGCTGGCTGGATGAACACGTCAACGATCCCTACGTCAAACGGGCCCAGAAGGATGGCCTGCGTTCCCGTGCCAGCTACAAACTCATCGAGCTGAACGAGAAGGACAAGCTGATCCGCCCCGGCATGCTGATCATGGACCTGGGCTCCGCCCCCGGTGGCTGGTCGCAGGTGGCCGGCCGGCTCGTCGGCGAAAATGGCCGGGTGATCGCCAGCGACATCCTGCCGATGGACCCGCTCGACAACGTCGACTTCATCCAGGGCGACTTCACCGACGACGCCGTGTTCCAGCAGATCCTCGACCTGCTCGCCGGCCGCCAGCCCGACCTGATCATCTCCGACATCGCCCCCAACATCAGTGGCGTGGCCGCCGCCGACCAGGCCTCCTCCATGTACCTGGTGGAGCTCGTCCTCGACATGGTCCGCCAGGTGCTCAAGCCCAACGGCAACTTCCTGGCCAAGGTCTTCCAGGGCGAAGGCTCAGACGAGTACCTGAAGGATGTGCGCACCTCCTTCGAGAAGGTGGTGATCCGCAAGCCGGAAGCTTCCCGACCGCGCTCGCGGGAGGTCTACCTGGTGGGCAAGGGCTTCAAGGGCTGA
- a CDS encoding AMP-binding protein — protein MLPPPRAKTVYELLQASASAHRDKPALTYLSDLSPIEGQQVSYGELLANTHRAARLILDLAGSRKPVVSLLLPNIPQSQYLLWSAACVGVANPLNPLLCEDALYNLMLKANTELIFVLGPMPGSDLWQKTLNVARRLPHQPKCVSVVTAGGDFSFEALLDNYSAAELEAQLQPQADDIAAYFHTGGTTGLPKLACHTHANQVAAAHAYVRCMAASSADVALNGLPLFHVAGALVNSLGGIASGLHMLLPTLAGFRNPEVIQRHWQLVERYGITISGGIPTSVAAMLEVPLGGHDISSLRLMISGGAPVPAALCEQLRAMTGLNLYQAYGMTEAAGVITLPNLECPSIPGSAGHVSGAIEVRIAGNGEICVRGPTVFPGYLGHGENPLEDGWLRTGDLGRLDDQGNLFITGRAKDLIIRSGHNIDPALIENCLESHPQVSLAAAVGMPDEYAGELPVAFVQLRRGSLARVDELLAYALEHMAERPACPKRIFLLEQLPVTAVGKIIKHRLRELAAAHAYNERAEQRGLRLTVEVNQQSDGSLVLNLENVPVEHRGWCAEQAERLGLRWDAGANAPERGIARDARPE, from the coding sequence ATGCTCCCTCCTCCTCGTGCGAAAACCGTCTACGAGCTGCTGCAAGCGTCTGCCAGTGCCCATCGTGACAAACCGGCACTGACCTACCTCAGCGACCTGAGTCCAATCGAGGGGCAGCAGGTGAGCTATGGCGAGCTGCTGGCCAACACCCACCGCGCGGCGCGGCTGATTCTCGACCTTGCAGGCAGCCGTAAACCGGTAGTCTCGCTGCTGCTGCCGAACATTCCCCAGAGCCAGTACCTGCTCTGGTCCGCCGCCTGCGTCGGGGTTGCCAACCCGCTCAACCCGCTGCTCTGCGAGGATGCGCTGTACAACCTGATGCTGAAGGCGAACACCGAGCTGATCTTCGTACTCGGACCGATGCCCGGTTCCGACCTTTGGCAAAAGACCCTGAACGTTGCCCGACGCCTGCCACACCAGCCCAAATGCGTGTCGGTCGTGACCGCGGGGGGCGACTTCAGCTTCGAGGCATTGCTGGACAACTACAGCGCCGCCGAGCTGGAGGCACAGTTGCAGCCGCAGGCCGACGACATCGCCGCCTACTTCCACACCGGCGGCACCACCGGATTGCCGAAACTGGCCTGCCACACCCACGCCAATCAGGTGGCGGCAGCGCACGCCTATGTGCGTTGCATGGCCGCCAGTTCCGCTGACGTGGCGCTCAACGGCTTGCCGCTCTTCCACGTCGCGGGCGCCCTGGTGAACAGCCTGGGCGGAATCGCCAGCGGCTTGCACATGCTGTTGCCGACCCTCGCAGGCTTCCGCAATCCAGAGGTGATCCAGCGTCACTGGCAACTGGTCGAGCGGTACGGCATCACCATCAGTGGCGGCATCCCGACGTCGGTTGCGGCCATGCTCGAGGTCCCCCTTGGCGGCCATGACATCAGCTCGCTGCGTTTAATGATCTCGGGCGGCGCACCGGTGCCGGCGGCACTCTGCGAACAGCTTCGCGCCATGACCGGGCTGAATCTGTACCAGGCCTATGGCATGACCGAGGCGGCCGGCGTCATCACCTTGCCCAACCTCGAATGCCCCTCCATACCCGGCAGCGCTGGCCACGTGAGTGGCGCGATCGAGGTTCGGATAGCCGGCAACGGCGAGATCTGCGTGCGTGGTCCGACCGTCTTCCCCGGTTACCTGGGACACGGCGAAAACCCGCTGGAGGACGGCTGGCTCCGCACCGGTGACCTGGGGCGCCTGGACGACCAGGGCAACCTCTTCATCACCGGAAGGGCCAAGGACCTGATCATCCGCAGTGGCCACAACATCGACCCGGCGCTGATCGAGAACTGCCTGGAGTCCCACCCCCAGGTGTCGCTGGCCGCCGCCGTCGGCATGCCCGACGAATATGCAGGGGAACTACCGGTGGCCTTCGTGCAGCTGCGCCGGGGCAGCCTGGCCAGGGTTGACGAGCTGCTCGCGTACGCCCTTGAACACATGGCCGAACGCCCGGCCTGCCCGAAACGGATTTTCCTGCTGGAGCAATTACCGGTCACGGCGGTGGGCAAGATCATCAAGCACCGCCTGCGCGAGCTGGCGGCGGCGCACGCGTACAACGAACGCGCGGAACAGCGGGGGCTTCGGCTCACCGTCGAGGTGAACCAGCAAAGCGATGGCAGCCTCGTACTCAACCTCGAAAACGTGCCGGTGGAACATCGAGGCTGGTGTGCGGAACAGGCCGAACGCCTGGGGCTGCGGTGGGATGCAGGAGCAAATGCCCCTGAACGGGGCATTGCGCGAGATGCGAGGCCGGAGTAG
- a CDS encoding glycine zipper domain-containing protein, producing the protein MRKSFSALAFSILASQYVVAGETTNTAVGGGVGGALGSVVGQAVGGSTGAAIGAGLGGAAGGAVSAKDGKKTEAAIGGGLGAAGGQVLGNSVGGATGGAIGAGLGGAAGSAIGNNLADDDDHHDNHKASHKRKHKHKHHD; encoded by the coding sequence ATGCGCAAATCATTCTCCGCACTTGCTTTCAGCATCCTGGCGTCCCAGTACGTAGTCGCCGGCGAAACCACTAACACGGCGGTCGGCGGTGGCGTCGGTGGGGCCCTGGGGAGCGTGGTGGGCCAGGCCGTCGGCGGCAGCACCGGCGCGGCCATCGGTGCCGGCCTCGGCGGCGCGGCGGGCGGCGCGGTGAGCGCGAAGGATGGCAAGAAGACCGAAGCGGCTATCGGCGGTGGCCTCGGTGCGGCCGGTGGCCAGGTGCTCGGCAACAGCGTGGGCGGTGCCACCGGTGGCGCAATCGGCGCCGGCCTGGGTGGCGCTGCCGGCAGCGCCATCGGCAACAACCTGGCCGATGACGACGACCACCACGACAACCACAAGGCCAGCCACAAGCGTAAACACAAGCACAAGCATCACGACTGA
- a CDS encoding LysR substrate-binding domain-containing protein: MLKHWPPLNALRGFEAAARLGSFHKAAEELHLTQSAISQQIRSLESFLEQPLFFRNGRSVALTDAGFDLLSTTQSLLQQLAVGIRRLDQYRKPNQLVVNTTPAFARHWLVPHLADFHRRHPQVDLWLLTTDETPDMATQTIDIAVRDDLSAQAECSLRVLLEDRLYPACHPGLLELPANARTTLHGEREMDWSHWQVQGGADIGQQSQGLNFSDPGLLLDAASQGLGIALVSQLLAGRARDQALLVPLTEQTVRGPNWSWLVHRDSEGDPLTRSFCTWLVEALEKQAVRQMIPA, from the coding sequence ATGCTGAAACACTGGCCACCCCTGAATGCCCTGCGCGGCTTCGAAGCCGCTGCTCGCCTCGGCAGCTTCCACAAGGCCGCCGAAGAGCTGCACCTCACCCAGTCGGCCATCAGCCAGCAGATTCGCAGCCTGGAAAGCTTTCTCGAACAGCCGCTGTTCTTTCGCAACGGCCGCAGCGTGGCGCTGACCGATGCCGGCTTCGACCTGCTCAGCACCACCCAATCCCTGTTGCAGCAACTGGCCGTGGGCATCCGCCGCCTCGACCAGTACCGCAAGCCCAATCAGTTGGTGGTCAACACCACCCCGGCCTTCGCCCGTCATTGGCTGGTGCCGCACCTGGCGGATTTCCACCGGCGCCACCCGCAGGTGGACCTCTGGCTGCTGACCACCGACGAGACGCCGGACATGGCCACCCAGACCATCGACATCGCCGTGCGCGACGACCTCAGCGCACAGGCCGAATGCAGCCTGCGCGTGCTCCTGGAAGACCGCCTCTACCCCGCGTGCCACCCCGGCCTGCTGGAGCTGCCGGCGAATGCGCGGACGACCCTGCATGGCGAGCGCGAGATGGACTGGAGCCATTGGCAGGTGCAGGGCGGCGCCGACATCGGCCAGCAGAGCCAGGGGCTGAATTTTTCCGATCCCGGCCTGCTGCTGGATGCCGCCAGCCAGGGGCTGGGCATCGCCCTGGTGAGCCAGTTGCTGGCCGGGCGCGCGCGGGATCAGGCGCTGCTGGTGCCCCTCACGGAGCAGACCGTGCGTGGCCCGAACTGGAGCTGGCTGGTGCACCGCGACAGCGAGGGCGACCCGCTCACCCGCAGCTTCTGCACCTGGCTGGTGGAGGCGCTGGAGAAGCAGGCCGTCCGACAGATGATCCCGGCCTAA
- a CDS encoding agmatine/peptidylarginine deiminase, translating into MQLNDAQNGWVMPAEWVQHAATWMAFPHNRALWENGWGVTLAEVQVDFARVANAIARFEPVKMVVDPSAVERARELCGPNVELIELAINDSWCRDSGPSFVCHPTLGVAGVNWRFNAWGGKSAFDLDESLARRVLGHLGMECFDTVLTNEGGAIHVDGQGTLITTESVLLNSNRNPGMSKVEMEEIFTRLLGVKKTIWLPGDPDYVTGDMTDGHVDGVCAFARPGALLLDATRDSSSTYAKVARENRRALELATDAQGRRFEMLELYEASEAVDPNAEVFCASYTNFYIANGAIIMPAYGIAADDEAAATLRLAFPGREVVPVQINQLAHGGGGVHCITQQQPAWPLKG; encoded by the coding sequence ATGCAACTGAATGATGCGCAGAACGGCTGGGTCATGCCCGCCGAATGGGTCCAACATGCCGCCACCTGGATGGCCTTCCCCCACAACCGGGCGCTCTGGGAGAACGGCTGGGGCGTGACGCTGGCCGAGGTGCAGGTGGACTTCGCCCGGGTGGCCAACGCCATCGCCCGCTTCGAACCGGTGAAGATGGTGGTGGACCCCTCGGCCGTGGAGCGTGCCCGCGAACTTTGCGGACCCAACGTCGAGCTGATCGAACTGGCGATCAACGACAGCTGGTGCCGCGACTCCGGCCCCAGCTTCGTCTGCCATCCCACCCTGGGCGTCGCCGGGGTCAACTGGCGCTTCAACGCCTGGGGCGGCAAGTCCGCCTTCGACCTCGACGAGAGCCTGGCCCGGCGCGTGCTCGGCCACCTCGGCATGGAGTGCTTCGACACGGTGCTGACCAACGAGGGCGGCGCCATCCATGTCGACGGCCAGGGCACCCTGATCACCACCGAGTCCGTGCTGCTCAACAGCAACCGCAACCCCGGCATGAGCAAGGTGGAAATGGAGGAAATCTTCACCCGCCTGCTGGGGGTGAAGAAAACCATCTGGCTGCCGGGCGACCCGGACTACGTCACCGGCGACATGACCGACGGCCACGTGGACGGCGTGTGCGCCTTCGCCCGCCCAGGCGCGCTGCTGCTGGACGCCACCCGCGATTCGTCCTCGACCTACGCCAAGGTGGCGCGGGAGAACCGCCGCGCCCTGGAGCTGGCCACCGACGCCCAGGGCCGCCGCTTCGAGATGCTCGAACTGTACGAGGCCAGCGAGGCGGTGGACCCGAACGCCGAGGTGTTCTGCGCCTCCTACACCAACTTCTACATCGCCAACGGCGCCATCATCATGCCGGCCTACGGCATCGCCGCCGACGACGAAGCGGCGGCCACCCTGCGCCTGGCCTTCCCCGGCCGCGAAGTGGTGCCGGTGCAAATCAACCAGCTGGCCCATGGCGGCGGCGGTGTGCACTGCATCACCCAGCAACAGCCGGCCTGGCCGCTGAAGGGGTGA
- the aguB gene encoding N-carbamoylputrescine amidase: MSILTVATTQFPCSWDLGKNLDQAEQLVREAAAKGAQLILLQELFATPYFCIEQHHKHLALAEEYGQSRVLKRFANLARELGVVLPLSWFERAGNAYFNSLAVADADGTLLGVYRKTHIPNAIGYQEKEYFSPGDTGFRVWDTAFGRIGVGICWDQWFPETARCLALMGAEVLLYPTAIGSEPGAAELDSRDHWQMAQRGHAAANILPVIAANRVGHEVATTDPELQMRFYGSSFITDHKGKLLAEAGRDDTRVLVQRLDLGLMREERLNWGIYRDRRPEMYGPLLGLDGRQTHVRWQRQGDRT, translated from the coding sequence ATGAGCATCCTCACTGTCGCCACCACCCAGTTCCCCTGCAGCTGGGACCTGGGCAAGAACCTCGACCAGGCCGAGCAACTGGTGCGTGAAGCCGCCGCCAAGGGCGCGCAGCTGATCCTGCTGCAAGAGCTGTTCGCCACGCCGTACTTCTGCATCGAGCAGCACCACAAGCACCTCGCCCTGGCCGAGGAATACGGCCAGAGCCGCGTGCTCAAGCGCTTCGCCAACCTCGCCCGCGAGCTGGGCGTGGTGCTGCCGCTCAGCTGGTTCGAGCGTGCCGGCAACGCCTACTTCAACTCCCTGGCGGTGGCCGATGCCGACGGCACCTTGCTGGGCGTGTACCGCAAGACCCACATCCCCAACGCCATCGGCTACCAGGAGAAGGAATACTTCAGCCCCGGCGATACCGGCTTCCGCGTCTGGGACACCGCCTTCGGCCGCATTGGCGTGGGGATCTGCTGGGACCAGTGGTTCCCCGAAACCGCCCGCTGCCTGGCGTTGATGGGCGCCGAGGTGCTGCTCTATCCCACCGCCATCGGCTCCGAGCCGGGAGCGGCCGAGCTGGATTCGCGAGACCACTGGCAAATGGCCCAGCGCGGCCATGCCGCGGCCAACATCCTCCCGGTGATCGCCGCCAATCGCGTGGGCCATGAAGTGGCGACCACCGATCCGGAACTGCAGATGCGCTTCTACGGCTCGTCCTTCATTACCGATCACAAGGGCAAGTTGCTGGCCGAGGCCGGCCGTGACGACACCCGCGTGCTGGTGCAGCGGCTCGACCTCGGCCTGATGCGCGAGGAGCGACTGAACTGGGGCATCTACCGCGACCGTCGCCCGGAAATGTATGGCCCGCTGCTGGGCCTGGATGGCCGTCAAACCCACGTACGCTGGCAGCGCCAGGGAGACCGCACATGA